From the Chitinolyticbacter meiyuanensis genome, one window contains:
- a CDS encoding GNAT family N-acetyltransferase, whose product MLVRLYDLPPLEPALTKVKAQGFDIRRGLAPEKHLVAGWAGSTFGPTWQSECEVGFGFAPPTVFVATCDRQLLGFACYDTTAKGLFGPTGVDESARGQGIGTALMLTALHAMHANGYAYAVIGSAGPVEYYRCALGAMVIEHSDPGLYAGMLWS is encoded by the coding sequence ATGCTGGTCAGGCTTTACGACCTGCCGCCACTGGAGCCGGCGCTCACCAAGGTCAAGGCGCAGGGCTTCGATATCCGGCGTGGGCTGGCACCGGAAAAGCACTTGGTCGCAGGTTGGGCCGGCTCTACTTTTGGACCGACTTGGCAAAGCGAATGCGAAGTGGGCTTCGGCTTTGCCCCGCCCACCGTGTTCGTCGCCACGTGTGATCGGCAGCTGTTGGGCTTTGCCTGCTATGACACCACCGCCAAAGGCCTGTTCGGGCCGACCGGGGTGGATGAGTCGGCGCGGGGGCAGGGCATTGGAACGGCCTTGATGCTGACTGCACTGCACGCCATGCACGCCAACGGCTACGCCTATGCGGTGATCGGTTCTGCCGGCCCGGTGGAATACTATCGCTGCGCCTTGGGGGCGATGGTGATTGAGCATTCCGACCCGGGACTTTACGCCGGCATGCTCTGGAGCTGA
- a CDS encoding THUMP domain-containing class I SAM-dependent RNA methyltransferase: protein MTKKTLSLPKRTTDAPSDERKVPLRPGARGHVRPPQPRAAEAKPVAAPAPQPKPLTISGIQQFFAPSPRGLEHLLADELIAIGAGEVRVVDGGAAFSGEWSLVYQANLHSRIASRILWRLDEHAYRNEADLFRMASRIDWPALFDVYRTIKVGVTAQRSPLRSVDFAALKIKDAVCDVFRAATGQRPSVDTAVPDVRLQLFLTDRVATLYLDTSGEPLFKRGHRVETVDAPLRENLAVGLLQLAGWHGQEALFDPMCGSGTFVLEAAAIALKRAPGRDRQFAFEKLKPFQPERWQSVRAEARAEELTTLRYPIVGSDRDAMALDAARANIKAAGLESLVTLKLADVLDVAPPAEPGCLIANPPYGVRLEDQEALAAFYPQLGDGLKRRFSGWRAFFFTGDQRLPKLIRLSPSRRTPLYNGALECRLYEFQLVAGSNR from the coding sequence ATGACCAAGAAAACACTTAGCCTGCCCAAGCGCACCACCGATGCGCCGAGCGACGAGCGCAAGGTACCGCTACGTCCCGGCGCGCGCGGCCATGTCCGTCCGCCGCAACCGCGTGCGGCCGAGGCCAAGCCGGTCGCAGCACCAGCTCCCCAGCCCAAGCCGCTGACAATCAGCGGCATCCAGCAGTTCTTCGCGCCCAGCCCGCGTGGTCTGGAGCACCTGTTGGCCGATGAGCTGATTGCCATCGGGGCGGGCGAGGTGCGCGTGGTCGATGGCGGCGCGGCCTTCAGCGGCGAGTGGTCGCTGGTCTACCAGGCCAACCTGCATTCACGCATTGCCAGCCGCATCCTGTGGCGGCTCGACGAGCACGCCTACCGCAACGAGGCGGACCTGTTCCGCATGGCGAGTCGTATCGACTGGCCGGCATTGTTCGACGTGTATCGCACCATCAAGGTGGGCGTCACTGCACAGCGTAGCCCGTTGCGCAGCGTCGATTTCGCCGCGCTCAAGATCAAGGATGCCGTCTGCGACGTGTTCCGCGCGGCCACCGGGCAGCGTCCCAGCGTCGACACCGCTGTGCCGGACGTGCGCCTGCAACTGTTCCTCACCGACCGCGTTGCCACGCTATATCTCGATACCTCCGGCGAGCCGCTGTTCAAGCGTGGCCATCGCGTTGAAACGGTCGATGCGCCGCTACGCGAGAACCTCGCCGTCGGCTTGCTGCAACTGGCGGGCTGGCATGGCCAGGAGGCGCTGTTCGATCCCATGTGCGGCAGCGGCACCTTCGTGCTCGAGGCTGCGGCAATTGCGCTCAAGCGCGCGCCGGGGCGTGATCGCCAGTTTGCCTTCGAAAAACTGAAGCCGTTCCAGCCGGAGCGTTGGCAGTCGGTACGTGCAGAGGCGCGGGCCGAGGAGCTCACAACCCTGCGGTACCCGATTGTCGGTAGCGACCGTGATGCAATGGCACTCGACGCCGCGCGGGCGAACATCAAGGCGGCGGGGCTGGAATCGCTGGTCACCCTCAAGCTCGCCGATGTGCTCGATGTCGCCCCCCCCGCCGAACCGGGCTGCCTGATCGCCAACCCGCCCTATGGTGTGCGGCTGGAAGACCAGGAGGCGCTGGCGGCGTTCTACCCGCAGCTCGGTGATGGTTTGAAGCGTCGCTTCAGCGGCTGGCGGGCCTTCTTCTTCACTGGCGATCAACGCCTGCCCAAACTGATCCGGCTTTCGCCCAGCCGCCGTACCCCGTTGTACAACGGAGCACTGGAATGCCGGTTGTACGAGTTCCAGCTGGTGGCGGGTTCCAACCGCTGA
- a CDS encoding MmcQ/YjbR family DNA-binding protein gives MSVDFWRATCAALPGASSDIKWGDVEVWSVCDKMFSLHRLNGDAIAFKVDATRFLELTDLPGVRPAPYLARHHWVSLDHVAVLDEATLSALLHDAYRLVRAKLPVRQRQVLPPFD, from the coding sequence ATGAGCGTGGATTTCTGGCGTGCCACCTGCGCCGCGCTGCCCGGTGCCAGCAGTGACATCAAGTGGGGCGACGTCGAGGTCTGGTCGGTATGCGACAAGATGTTCAGTCTGCATCGGCTCAATGGCGACGCGATCGCCTTCAAGGTCGATGCGACCCGCTTCCTGGAGCTGACCGATCTGCCAGGCGTTCGGCCGGCGCCATATCTCGCGCGCCATCACTGGGTATCGCTCGATCACGTTGCCGTGCTCGACGAGGCAACACTTTCGGCGCTATTGCACGATGCCTACCGATTGGTACGCGCCAAGCTGCCGGTTCGGCAGCGCCAAGTGCTGCCACCGTTCGATTGA
- a CDS encoding DUF2399 domain-containing protein, which yields MNLWRDYPGDPALEWMALGDAGCSTLDGRRLVRARGDADRSLRDWPQARRELLMIWLKKSAAESTRWVDCVRWSGNAQHEVAHELLSGLLVRGWVEVEEVTARNMRGSWQPQILRWLDKVALRVELGLPDPNAERDARAAARHVVADDERLFLLAHALRDSPPQTAIKRRELFDALVRWLDAGRGGTRRDFSHEARGATKAISETEWRWLAEAVDLAACGIGDHPPLLYLAGAGRVWRGSALAFDLAQLDEHMALTATALAGMSHMDGFGRIAVVENLTSFARAASNLRDGVTLLIWLPGYAAGWWLRGFDYLLPLAQVPVVVACDCDPWGVDLAQRVAARVEAAGLPWQPWGMDGDTLRGCRHRLPLNDADQRKLQALRRHGIAAPLLELVDAMARLDEAGLPAKAEQEQYI from the coding sequence GTGAATCTGTGGCGCGATTATCCGGGTGATCCGGCGCTGGAGTGGATGGCGCTGGGCGATGCCGGTTGCAGCACGCTGGATGGTCGTCGCCTGGTCAGGGCGCGTGGTGATGCAGATCGTAGTTTGCGTGATTGGCCGCAGGCGCGGCGCGAACTGCTGATGATCTGGCTGAAGAAGTCGGCAGCGGAAAGCACTCGCTGGGTCGATTGCGTCAGGTGGTCGGGCAATGCACAGCATGAAGTGGCCCATGAGCTGTTGTCCGGCTTGCTGGTGCGTGGCTGGGTCGAGGTCGAGGAAGTGACCGCGCGCAATATGCGCGGATCGTGGCAGCCGCAGATTTTGCGCTGGCTCGATAAGGTAGCTTTGCGGGTCGAACTTGGCTTGCCTGACCCGAATGCCGAGCGCGATGCGCGGGCTGCGGCGCGACATGTCGTTGCTGATGATGAGCGGTTATTTCTGCTGGCGCATGCATTGCGTGACTCCCCGCCGCAAACAGCGATCAAACGTCGCGAACTATTTGATGCTCTGGTGCGGTGGCTGGATGCTGGGCGGGGCGGAACGCGGCGCGATTTTTCGCATGAGGCACGTGGGGCGACTAAGGCGATCAGCGAAACCGAATGGCGTTGGCTGGCCGAAGCGGTTGATCTGGCGGCTTGCGGTATCGGTGATCATCCGCCGCTGTTGTATCTGGCGGGGGCAGGCCGAGTCTGGCGAGGCAGCGCATTGGCTTTCGATCTGGCTCAGCTGGATGAGCATATGGCGCTGACGGCGACGGCACTGGCCGGTATGAGTCACATGGATGGCTTCGGACGAATAGCCGTGGTCGAGAATCTGACCAGTTTTGCTCGTGCGGCATCGAATTTGCGCGATGGGGTCACGTTGCTGATCTGGTTGCCCGGGTATGCAGCAGGTTGGTGGTTGCGTGGTTTTGACTATCTGCTGCCCTTGGCGCAGGTGCCAGTCGTCGTGGCTTGCGATTGCGATCCCTGGGGCGTAGATCTGGCGCAGCGTGTGGCCGCAAGGGTCGAAGCGGCGGGTTTGCCTTGGCAACCGTGGGGCATGGATGGTGACACCCTGCGCGGGTGCCGGCACAGGTTGCCGCTGAACGATGCAGACCAGCGTAAACTCCAGGCTTTGCGGCGGCACGGCATCGCAGCGCCCTTGCTTGAATTGGTCGACGCAATGGCTCGACTGGATGAGGCCGGGCTGCCTGCGAAGGCTGAACAGGAACAATACATATGA
- a CDS encoding ATP-binding protein: MFQIRELEMIHWDFWRAVRVPLDAQIVTIVGPNGSGKTTLLDALRTLLALKCSGRRDYKRYVRNNRENYAWLRGVASNPRRNSGGLFPYLFFPATSDEVTLFCRIKKQGGDWVRQYAIAEGNVTLTAETESQLSWIGVNEYKRRLEQAGLTPAIAEVLALEQGDTDKLCEYSPKALLDLVFQVFGDKQVLDHYAETKLRLKEAEGELSKMEQQLSTLGVDVERLKLRANNHLEWRALQDDVEQLEAQVVPALRYVEQWDSLRGYINQFKGSRRALRQKQDELDTIDIDYRQAEAAQREALTHEEAARREYDLAFKAFQDARDAARDSEKTLKEAERLRQLAELEHGADAVALNDKLSGRKDAVAELKQAIRAAKEERQRLAEAQFALQQGRPPHPDFVARMRAALDEAGIGHQLLTEIVEVRDNSWQDAVEALLTPYRHIILLNRSSDRQRAWEIGQELKYRHFIVPEREPVARAPANSILEIVDFKADVPGWLVGLLSRTQRARSVADGQKLDGDWITRDGYHKERRGARDISAKPGDYAFGEAARHSRLTEVSRRLRELNEQLLADEAQLGDLEREVSMLTQSLMGMQAVVQLAARQDEFAAVAERWPEEERRAQEAGAALAAAQVGWDETRNAREEGRVAFEKLKDARTRLDIQVGALIDQLTRQREEQSRQIRALRSGKAALPPAYAAAEALRTLKDKYGGSREVLHMVEHERARLAGGDWETDPMVVARRDKLAGDYAALERDTQLHRNEVDRTSQLTDEARAAYINKLKATVRAYGRNVKRLGELAGIEVELDLPQLDNDDLTLAQAGLTARFNFDQKGMMGLNDGEASGGQQVMKSLILLIGLMMDESNPTGFVFIDEPFAHLDIFNIDRVGGFLKATQAQYLITTPLTHNTNVYGPSELTLTTRKKQPGETWAPLIAQTRRRIRAAEPAAS; the protein is encoded by the coding sequence ATGTTCCAGATCCGCGAACTCGAAATGATCCACTGGGATTTCTGGCGTGCCGTGCGCGTGCCGCTCGATGCCCAGATCGTTACCATCGTCGGTCCCAATGGCTCGGGCAAGACCACTTTGCTCGATGCGCTGCGCACGCTGCTGGCGCTCAAGTGCTCGGGCCGGCGCGACTATAAGCGCTATGTGCGCAACAACCGCGAGAACTATGCGTGGCTGCGTGGCGTGGCGAGCAATCCGCGCCGCAACAGTGGCGGCTTGTTCCCCTATCTGTTCTTTCCGGCCACCAGCGATGAGGTCACGCTGTTCTGCCGCATCAAGAAGCAGGGCGGCGACTGGGTGCGGCAGTACGCCATTGCCGAGGGCAATGTCACGCTCACGGCCGAGACCGAATCGCAGCTGTCGTGGATCGGCGTCAATGAATACAAGCGCCGCCTGGAGCAGGCCGGGCTGACGCCGGCGATCGCCGAGGTGCTGGCGCTGGAGCAGGGCGATACCGACAAGCTGTGCGAATACAGTCCCAAGGCGCTGCTCGACCTGGTGTTCCAGGTATTCGGCGACAAGCAGGTGCTCGATCACTATGCCGAGACCAAGTTGCGGCTGAAGGAGGCCGAGGGCGAGCTCTCCAAGATGGAACAGCAGCTCTCCACGCTGGGCGTCGATGTCGAGCGGCTCAAGCTGCGTGCCAACAATCACCTGGAATGGCGCGCGTTGCAGGATGACGTCGAGCAGCTGGAAGCCCAGGTGGTGCCAGCACTACGCTACGTCGAGCAATGGGACAGCCTGCGTGGCTACATCAACCAGTTCAAGGGCAGCCGTCGCGCCTTGCGGCAGAAGCAGGATGAGCTCGATACCATCGATATTGACTACCGCCAGGCTGAGGCCGCACAGCGCGAGGCGCTGACGCACGAGGAAGCGGCGCGGCGTGAGTACGATCTGGCATTCAAGGCCTTCCAGGATGCCCGCGATGCTGCGCGCGACAGCGAAAAAACCTTGAAGGAAGCCGAGCGGCTGCGCCAGTTGGCCGAGCTGGAACACGGTGCGGACGCGGTGGCGCTGAACGACAAGCTCTCCGGCCGCAAGGACGCGGTCGCCGAACTCAAGCAGGCGATCCGTGCCGCCAAGGAAGAGCGGCAGCGGCTGGCCGAGGCGCAATTCGCGCTGCAGCAGGGCCGCCCGCCGCATCCCGATTTCGTCGCCCGCATGCGTGCGGCGCTGGACGAGGCCGGCATCGGTCACCAACTGCTGACCGAGATCGTCGAGGTGCGCGACAACAGCTGGCAGGATGCGGTCGAGGCGCTGCTGACACCCTATCGCCATATCATCCTGCTCAATCGCAGCAGCGACAGGCAGCGCGCCTGGGAAATCGGCCAGGAGCTGAAATACCGCCACTTCATCGTGCCCGAGCGCGAGCCGGTGGCGCGGGCGCCGGCCAATTCCATTTTGGAGATCGTCGATTTCAAGGCCGATGTGCCGGGTTGGCTGGTCGGCCTGCTCAGCCGAACCCAGCGTGCCCGCTCGGTAGCCGATGGCCAGAAGCTCGACGGCGACTGGATCACCCGTGATGGCTATCACAAGGAGCGCCGCGGCGCGCGGGATATCTCCGCCAAGCCCGGCGACTATGCCTTCGGCGAGGCGGCACGCCATTCGCGCCTCACCGAAGTGAGCCGCCGGCTGCGTGAGCTGAACGAGCAATTGCTGGCCGACGAGGCGCAGCTTGGCGATCTGGAGCGCGAAGTATCAATGCTCACCCAGTCACTGATGGGCATGCAGGCGGTGGTGCAGCTTGCGGCGCGGCAGGATGAGTTCGCCGCCGTTGCCGAGCGCTGGCCGGAAGAGGAGCGTCGGGCCCAGGAGGCTGGCGCTGCATTGGCCGCCGCCCAGGTCGGCTGGGACGAAACCCGCAATGCCCGCGAGGAAGGCCGCGTGGCCTTCGAGAAGCTGAAGGATGCGCGCACCCGACTCGATATCCAGGTGGGCGCGCTGATAGATCAGCTGACGCGTCAGCGCGAAGAGCAGTCGCGGCAGATCCGCGCGCTGCGCAGCGGCAAGGCGGCACTGCCGCCTGCATACGCCGCAGCTGAAGCGCTGCGCACCCTGAAGGACAAGTACGGTGGTTCGCGCGAAGTGCTGCACATGGTCGAGCACGAGCGGGCGCGGCTGGCCGGCGGCGATTGGGAAACCGATCCGATGGTGGTGGCGCGGCGCGACAAGCTGGCCGGTGACTATGCGGCGCTGGAGCGTGACACCCAGCTGCACCGCAACGAGGTCGACCGCACCAGCCAGCTCACCGACGAAGCCCGCGCCGCGTATATCAACAAGCTCAAGGCCACCGTGCGCGCCTATGGCCGCAATGTGAAACGGCTGGGCGAGCTGGCCGGTATCGAGGTCGAGCTCGATCTGCCGCAGCTCGACAACGACGACCTGACGCTGGCCCAGGCTGGCCTCACCGCACGCTTCAACTTCGACCAGAAGGGCATGATGGGGCTGAATGACGGCGAGGCGTCGGGCGGCCAGCAAGTGATGAAATCGCTGATCCTCTTGATCGGCCTGATGATGGACGAATCGAACCCGACTGGCTTCGTGTTCATCGATGAGCCGTTCGCCCACCTCGACATCTTCAACATCGACCGTGTCGGTGGCTTCCTCAAGGCCACGCAGGCGCAATACCTGATCACCACGCCGCTGACGCACAATACCAATGTGTACGGCCCGTCCGAATTGACGCTGACCACGCGCAAAAAGCAGCCGGGCGAGACCTGGGCGCCGCTGATCGCGCAGACGCGACGGCGCATCCGCGCGGCCGAGCCGGCCGCCTCGTGA
- a CDS encoding YvcK family protein, whose translation MHADTFSEFFQPGLDARDLGPLAALLRAKPYLDALITLFRGGEDEVLVRLLMLREIGGRADAPRWSPQELDSHFAYINPVKRDTVLKRLRDNGLLVWDSDNALYSLSEPGRVALAAIATLTQFADGDAELGYLTAQVAAGQAVGNIAPEALQHLLARLNELHGDFEEALESQSEFQIRSARAKLEAVWRWVEKGTEVMRSVLADETADHAVHQVAQAIALAQGRMLRMAGVFQRRLAELAAQRVHLGQSGLTSTNVADWLRGRSQEQLAALGRDLLSYHPEPAFAVSDILLDVAEFELIERERADETASALPTSELAASVSAVEAERLLLAEELYSYLKDIDITAPLTDAVLADSYPETAYRLSLLSLLGDAEAALEQSVVADLVKLPLALVTEDAVDELDHPDVATLTRGRLEPI comes from the coding sequence ATGCACGCCGATACGTTCTCCGAATTCTTCCAGCCCGGGCTCGACGCGCGCGATCTCGGCCCGCTGGCGGCACTGCTGCGTGCCAAGCCTTATCTCGATGCGCTGATCACGCTGTTCCGCGGTGGCGAGGACGAAGTGCTGGTGCGCCTCTTGATGCTGCGCGAGATCGGCGGCCGCGCCGATGCGCCGCGCTGGAGCCCGCAGGAGCTAGACAGCCACTTCGCCTACATCAATCCAGTCAAGCGCGACACCGTGCTCAAGCGCCTGCGCGACAACGGCCTCCTGGTCTGGGATAGCGACAACGCGCTGTATTCGTTGTCCGAGCCGGGCCGAGTTGCGCTCGCTGCCATTGCCACGCTGACGCAGTTTGCCGATGGGGATGCCGAGCTCGGCTACCTGACTGCCCAGGTCGCCGCCGGCCAGGCGGTGGGTAATATCGCGCCCGAAGCGCTGCAACACCTGCTGGCGCGGCTCAACGAGCTGCATGGCGATTTCGAGGAGGCGCTGGAATCGCAATCCGAATTCCAGATCCGCAGCGCGCGCGCCAAACTGGAGGCGGTGTGGCGCTGGGTGGAGAAAGGTACCGAGGTGATGCGCAGCGTGCTTGCCGACGAAACGGCCGATCACGCCGTGCACCAGGTGGCGCAGGCCATCGCGCTGGCGCAGGGCCGCATGCTGCGCATGGCCGGCGTGTTCCAGCGCCGGCTGGCCGAGCTCGCCGCCCAGCGTGTGCACCTGGGGCAGTCCGGTTTGACCTCGACCAACGTTGCCGACTGGTTGCGTGGCCGCTCACAGGAGCAACTGGCTGCGTTGGGTCGCGACCTGCTCAGCTATCACCCCGAGCCGGCCTTTGCCGTCTCCGACATCCTGCTCGACGTGGCTGAGTTCGAGCTGATCGAACGCGAGCGCGCCGACGAGACCGCCTCCGCGCTGCCGACTTCCGAGCTTGCTGCCTCGGTTTCCGCGGTGGAGGCAGAACGGCTGCTGCTGGCCGAGGAGCTGTACAGCTATCTCAAGGACATCGACATCACCGCGCCACTGACCGATGCCGTATTGGCCGACAGCTATCCGGAAACCGCCTATCGATTATCGCTGCTGTCGCTGCTCGGCGATGCCGAAGCGGCGCTGGAGCAGAGCGTGGTCGCCGACCTCGTCAAGCTGCCACTGGCCCTCGTCACCGAGGATGCCGTCGATGAACTCGATCACCCCGATGTCGCCACGCTGACCCGTGGCCGCCTTGAGCCGATCTAG
- the obgE gene encoding GTPase ObgE: MKFIDEARIEVIAGKGGKGSASMRREKFVPRGGPDGGDGGKGGSVWAVADQNINTLVDYRFVKKYKAQDGESGRGADCYGAAGDEVTLRFPVGTLITDAETGEVVADLTCDGERICLAKGGKGGWGNIHFKSSVNRAPRQTTPGEEGERRELRLELKVLADVGLLGMPNAGKSTFIAAVSAARPKVADYPFTTLHPNLGVVRIDENRSFVVADIPGLIEGAADGAGLGHRFLKHLQRTGLLLHIVDLAPFDAEVDPVAEARAIVEELRKYDDALHRKPRWLVLNKLDMVDDEEREARIEAFLSAMGVSERQPDPLAVFDPNFLRVFTISGLTGEGCRELTYAIMDYLEAARALVREHEALLPPTPKLDEDDVDAVKQFDADEN; this comes from the coding sequence ATGAAATTCATCGACGAAGCAAGAATCGAAGTGATCGCCGGCAAGGGCGGCAAGGGCTCGGCCAGCATGCGCCGCGAGAAGTTCGTGCCGCGCGGCGGCCCGGACGGCGGCGATGGCGGCAAGGGCGGCAGCGTCTGGGCCGTAGCTGACCAGAACATCAACACGCTGGTCGACTATCGCTTCGTCAAGAAATACAAGGCGCAGGATGGCGAATCCGGCCGTGGTGCCGATTGCTACGGCGCTGCTGGCGACGAGGTGACGCTGCGCTTCCCGGTCGGCACGCTGATCACTGACGCCGAAACCGGCGAGGTGGTCGCCGACCTGACCTGCGATGGCGAGCGTATTTGCCTGGCCAAGGGCGGCAAGGGCGGCTGGGGCAACATCCACTTCAAGAGCTCGGTCAATCGCGCGCCGCGCCAGACCACGCCCGGCGAGGAAGGCGAGCGCCGCGAGCTGCGGCTGGAGCTGAAAGTGCTGGCCGATGTCGGCCTCCTCGGCATGCCCAACGCCGGCAAGTCGACCTTCATCGCTGCCGTTTCGGCCGCACGCCCGAAGGTGGCCGATTACCCATTCACCACGTTGCATCCCAACCTGGGCGTGGTACGCATCGATGAGAACCGCAGCTTCGTGGTGGCGGACATCCCCGGCCTGATCGAAGGCGCCGCCGATGGCGCTGGTCTTGGACATCGTTTCCTCAAGCATCTGCAGCGCACCGGCCTGTTGCTGCATATCGTCGATCTCGCACCATTCGATGCCGAAGTCGATCCGGTTGCCGAGGCGCGCGCTATCGTCGAAGAGCTGCGCAAGTACGACGACGCGCTGCACCGCAAGCCGCGCTGGCTGGTGCTGAACAAGCTCGACATGGTCGACGACGAGGAGCGCGAAGCGCGCATCGAGGCTTTCCTCTCGGCGATGGGTGTCAGCGAGCGTCAGCCCGATCCGCTGGCGGTGTTCGATCCCAACTTCCTGCGCGTGTTCACCATTTCCGGCCTGACCGGCGAAGGTTGCCGCGAGCTGACCTACGCCATCATGGATTATCTCGAAGCCGCGCGGGCACTGGTGCGCGAGCACGAGGCGTTGCTGCCGCCGACGCCAAAGCTCGACGAAGACGACGTCGACGCGGTCAAGCAATTCGACGCCGACGAGAACTGA
- the rpmA gene encoding 50S ribosomal protein L27 — MAHKKAGGSSRNGRDSQAKRLGIKVYGGELIPAGSIIVRQRGTEFHPGENVGIGKDHTLFALVDGYVKYAIKGAAKRRTVIVLPYTGEEA, encoded by the coding sequence ATGGCACACAAAAAAGCTGGCGGTAGTTCCCGTAACGGCCGCGACTCACAAGCCAAGCGTCTTGGCATCAAGGTTTACGGCGGCGAGCTGATTCCGGCCGGTTCGATCATCGTGCGTCAGCGCGGTACCGAATTCCACCCGGGCGAGAACGTTGGCATCGGCAAGGATCACACCTTGTTCGCCCTCGTCGACGGCTACGTGAAGTACGCGATCAAGGGTGCCGCCAAGCGTCGCACCGTGATCGTGCTGCCGTACACCGGCGAAGAAGCTTAA
- the rplU gene encoding 50S ribosomal protein L21, which yields MYAVVKTGGKQYKVVVGEKLKVEQIAADIDSQIVLNEVLMVADGEAVKIGAPLVAGAAIKATVISQGRHDKVRIFKMRRRKHYQRHQGHRQNYTEIRIDSIDA from the coding sequence ATGTATGCAGTCGTAAAAACCGGTGGCAAGCAGTACAAAGTTGTCGTCGGCGAAAAACTTAAAGTAGAACAGATTGCTGCAGACATCGACAGCCAGATCGTACTGAATGAAGTATTGATGGTGGCGGACGGTGAAGCAGTGAAGATCGGTGCACCGCTGGTGGCCGGTGCTGCCATCAAGGCAACGGTGATCTCGCAAGGTCGTCACGACAAGGTTCGCATCTTCAAGATGCGTCGTCGTAAGCACTATCAGCGTCACCAAGGCCATCGTCAGAACTACACCGAAATTCGCATCGATTCGATCGACGCGTAA
- a CDS encoding polyprenyl synthetase family protein produces the protein MDFVKSVVGAEMAAVDALIRDRLYSEVVLVRQVAEYIVSSGGKRLRPIITLLSARAQGYQGEHHRELAAVVEFIHTATLLHDDVVDESSLRRGRDTANALFGNAASVLVGDFLYSRAFQMMVNCGSMRVMEVLADATNIIAEGEVMQLMNIGNVDIDEAGYLHVIRYKTAKLFEAAARLGAILTAADVGRETAMAAYGMHLGTAFQIVDDILDYTGKQDEIGKSLGDDLAEGKPTLPLIYTMLHGSADDAAIVRDALQHARREHFPAVLGAVERAGALDYAMTVARREAEIALTQLAGLPDNESTQALVALADLAVNRSS, from the coding sequence ATGGATTTCGTCAAATCGGTCGTCGGCGCGGAAATGGCGGCAGTCGATGCGCTGATCCGTGACCGGCTGTATTCCGAAGTGGTTCTGGTACGCCAAGTGGCCGAGTACATCGTCAGCTCCGGCGGCAAGCGGCTACGGCCCATCATCACCCTGCTGTCGGCACGGGCACAGGGCTATCAGGGCGAGCATCATCGCGAACTCGCCGCCGTGGTCGAGTTCATCCATACCGCCACGCTGCTACACGACGACGTGGTCGACGAATCCAGCCTGCGCCGCGGCCGCGATACCGCCAATGCACTGTTCGGCAATGCCGCGAGTGTGCTCGTCGGCGACTTCCTCTACAGCCGCGCCTTCCAGATGATGGTGAACTGCGGCTCGATGCGCGTGATGGAAGTGCTCGCGGATGCCACCAACATCATCGCCGAGGGCGAGGTGATGCAGCTGATGAACATCGGCAACGTCGATATCGACGAGGCCGGCTACCTGCATGTGATCCGCTACAAGACCGCCAAGCTGTTCGAAGCCGCCGCGCGCCTCGGCGCCATCCTCACCGCAGCCGATGTCGGGCGCGAGACCGCAATGGCCGCCTACGGCATGCACTTGGGTACCGCCTTCCAGATCGTCGACGACATACTCGACTACACCGGCAAGCAGGACGAGATCGGCAAGAGCCTGGGCGACGACTTGGCCGAGGGCAAGCCGACGCTGCCACTGATCTACACCATGCTGCACGGCAGCGCCGACGATGCCGCCATCGTGCGCGATGCGCTGCAGCACGCCCGCCGCGAACATTTCCCGGCCGTGCTGGGTGCGGTGGAGCGTGCTGGCGCGCTTGATTACGCGATGACCGTGGCGCGCCGTGAAGCCGAAATCGCGCTTACCCAGCTGGCCGGATTGCCCGACAACGAATCCACTCAAGCCCTGGTCGCACTCGCCGATCTTGCAGTGAACCGCAGCAGTTGA